A genomic region of Devosia ginsengisoli contains the following coding sequences:
- a CDS encoding ASCH domain-containing protein, with amino-acid sequence MTDRGTRPEPIRFSFGDSPELADSLLALVLAGRKTATCGALRDYGAAGEPMPVVGRRDIVLNGAGEEAAVIETLSVETRQFDAISPDFTDREGEGDYAAWRAGHEAYFARNGGFSPDMDIVCETFRLVTVLPAGRPVYNQVATPIFIVTDIESDGPTPLHNSMLSFASVAIEADGTRHGSFEAQLLQRSDRITNEQTMEWWQTQPEAWAATTANAEDPATVMPLYADWVENLPGPKVFVAAPMIFDGLWMDHYLDEYAGTRVLSGPFKQRQIFRGGGICLYTMAGTLRGAPYLDWGMSKLPAEFYGHIAHTHKAIDDAEGFANVLVELFKISRALPPISGSKSDFR; translated from the coding sequence GTGACCGATCGCGGCACCAGACCAGAGCCGATCAGGTTCAGTTTCGGCGACTCGCCGGAGCTGGCCGATAGCCTGCTCGCGCTGGTGCTGGCCGGCAGGAAGACTGCAACCTGCGGCGCGCTACGCGACTATGGTGCGGCTGGCGAGCCCATGCCCGTAGTCGGGCGGCGCGATATCGTCCTCAACGGCGCGGGCGAAGAGGCGGCAGTGATCGAGACGCTGTCAGTCGAAACAAGGCAGTTCGATGCCATCAGCCCCGATTTCACCGACCGTGAAGGCGAGGGCGACTACGCCGCCTGGCGGGCGGGCCACGAGGCCTATTTCGCCCGCAATGGCGGCTTTTCGCCCGACATGGACATCGTCTGCGAGACTTTCCGGCTGGTGACCGTGCTGCCCGCCGGGCGTCCGGTCTACAATCAGGTCGCCACGCCCATCTTCATCGTCACCGACATCGAATCCGACGGCCCGACGCCGCTGCACAATTCCATGCTGAGCTTCGCCTCTGTCGCCATCGAGGCCGATGGCACGCGCCATGGCAGTTTCGAAGCGCAACTGCTGCAGCGCTCCGATCGCATCACCAATGAGCAGACCATGGAATGGTGGCAGACCCAGCCCGAAGCCTGGGCGGCGACCACTGCCAATGCGGAAGACCCCGCCACGGTCATGCCGCTTTATGCCGACTGGGTCGAAAATCTGCCCGGCCCGAAAGTCTTCGTCGCCGCGCCGATGATCTTCGACGGCCTCTGGATGGATCATTATCTCGATGAATATGCCGGCACGCGCGTGCTGTCCGGCCCGTTCAAGCAACGCCAGATTTTCCGCGGCGGCGGCATCTGCCTCTACACCATGGCGGGCACATTGCGCGGCGCGCCCTATCTCGATTGGGGCATGAGCAAGCTGCCCGCCGAATTCTACGGCCACATCGCCCACACCCACAAAGCCATCGACGATGCCGAGGGCTTCGCCAACGTGCTCGTCGAACTGTTCAAGATTTCCCGTGCCTTGCCGCCCATTTCAGGCAGCAAGTCCGATTTCCGCTAA
- the pheT gene encoding phenylalanine--tRNA ligase subunit beta, with amino-acid sequence MKFTLDWLKEHLDTDASSDEIGKTLTMIGLELEGMEDQGKALSAFVTAHIVSAEQHPNADKLRVCKVDAGTGELIDVVCGAPNARTGLKSVFAFPGTYIPGKDMTIGKGNIRGQVSNGMLCSNAELELSNDHDGIIELPEDAPIGMKYTDYAGINGVVFDISITPNRGDATGVYGIARDLAAFGLGTLKQTDMSPVPSIGKSPIAPLPQQFGADEPKTIRKFGGRYIKGVKNGPSPAWLQQRLRAVGLRPINAIVDITNWVSLGWGRPLHAYDADRIQGQPVLRNARPGETLDALDNKIYPLDETMTVIADDLGPLCLGGIMGGIRSGSTDETVNVFMECASWDPELVARTGRKTGIVSDARYRLERNVDPALTEPGLELATRLVMELCGGEPMEPAISGEDVFPDTTVEFPLAEVRRLTGLSVEPMIINAILTRLGFEISGKGDVLSVKVPSWRPDVTQKADLVEEVMRMVGVDNVPVEPLPRLNHVAPRMLTSIQNRRRIARRALAARGLDEAVTWSFISHDEAARFGGGSEGLQLANAIASDMTDMRPSLLPGLLAAARRNANRGLADLAIFEVGQVFLSDAPEGQHTYASGIRTGTARLEGSGRHWSGKPEPVGVFDAKADLGAVLDALGYDIDKVQLFAEPAPWSHPGRGGRVAQGPKTLGWFGELHPAWAAELDIDGPVAAFELDLDALPEPRKKATRTKPALDLSALMPLTRDFAFVVDKAVTAAAILKAARGADKALIKDVTVFDVFEGSHVGEGKKSVAIEVTIQPSDKTLTEEEIDRISAGIIAAVTKTSGGVLRA; translated from the coding sequence ATGAAATTCACCCTCGATTGGCTCAAGGAGCATCTCGACACCGATGCGTCATCAGACGAAATCGGCAAGACGCTGACCATGATCGGGCTCGAACTCGAAGGCATGGAAGACCAGGGCAAGGCGCTGTCGGCCTTCGTCACGGCCCATATCGTCTCGGCCGAGCAACACCCCAATGCCGACAAGCTGCGCGTCTGCAAGGTCGATGCCGGCACCGGCGAATTGATCGACGTGGTCTGCGGCGCCCCCAATGCCCGCACTGGTCTCAAATCCGTCTTCGCCTTTCCCGGCACCTATATTCCGGGCAAGGACATGACCATCGGCAAGGGCAATATTCGTGGGCAAGTGTCCAACGGCATGCTCTGCTCCAATGCCGAGCTGGAACTCAGCAACGATCACGATGGCATCATCGAACTGCCCGAAGACGCCCCGATCGGCATGAAATATACCGACTATGCCGGCATCAACGGCGTGGTCTTCGATATCTCCATCACCCCCAACAGGGGCGACGCCACCGGCGTCTACGGCATCGCCCGCGACCTGGCCGCCTTCGGCCTCGGCACGCTCAAGCAGACCGATATGTCGCCCGTGCCCTCCATTGGCAAAAGCCCCATCGCCCCGCTGCCCCAGCAATTCGGCGCGGATGAGCCCAAGACCATCCGCAAATTCGGCGGTCGCTACATCAAGGGCGTAAAAAACGGCCCATCCCCGGCCTGGCTGCAGCAGCGCCTGCGCGCCGTCGGCCTGCGCCCCATCAATGCCATTGTCGACATCACCAATTGGGTGTCGCTCGGCTGGGGCCGTCCGCTGCACGCCTATGACGCCGACAGGATCCAGGGTCAGCCGGTGCTGCGCAATGCCCGCCCCGGCGAGACGCTCGACGCGCTCGACAACAAGATCTATCCCCTCGACGAAACCATGACCGTCATTGCCGACGATCTGGGTCCGCTCTGCCTCGGCGGCATTATGGGCGGCATCCGCTCCGGCTCGACCGATGAAACCGTCAATGTTTTCATGGAATGCGCCAGTTGGGACCCCGAACTGGTCGCCCGCACCGGCCGCAAGACGGGCATCGTATCGGACGCCCGCTATCGCCTCGAACGCAATGTCGATCCGGCTTTGACCGAGCCTGGCCTCGAGCTCGCCACCCGCCTCGTCATGGAATTGTGCGGCGGCGAGCCGATGGAGCCGGCGATATCGGGCGAAGATGTCTTCCCCGATACCACGGTCGAATTCCCGCTTGCCGAAGTGCGCCGCCTCACGGGCTTGTCGGTCGAGCCGATGATCATCAACGCCATCCTGACCCGTCTCGGTTTCGAGATTTCGGGCAAGGGCGACGTGCTATCAGTCAAGGTCCCGTCCTGGCGCCCCGACGTAACGCAGAAGGCTGACCTGGTCGAAGAAGTCATGCGCATGGTCGGTGTCGATAACGTGCCGGTCGAACCGTTGCCGCGCCTCAACCATGTCGCCCCACGCATGCTGACCTCCATCCAGAACCGCCGCCGCATCGCCCGCCGGGCGCTTGCTGCACGCGGCCTCGACGAAGCGGTCACCTGGAGCTTCATCAGCCACGACGAAGCCGCCCGCTTCGGCGGCGGCAGCGAGGGCCTGCAACTGGCCAATGCCATCGCCTCCGACATGACCGACATGCGCCCCTCGCTGCTGCCGGGCCTCTTGGCCGCCGCGCGCCGCAACGCCAATCGCGGCCTTGCCGACCTCGCCATTTTCGAAGTCGGCCAGGTCTTCCTCAGCGACGCCCCCGAAGGCCAGCACACCTACGCGTCAGGCATCCGCACCGGTACCGCCCGGCTCGAAGGGTCCGGTCGCCACTGGTCCGGCAAGCCCGAACCCGTCGGCGTCTTCGATGCCAAGGCCGATCTCGGCGCCGTGCTCGATGCACTGGGCTATGACATCGACAAGGTCCAGCTCTTTGCCGAGCCCGCCCCCTGGAGCCATCCCGGCCGTGGCGGCCGTGTCGCCCAGGGCCCCAAGACCCTTGGCTGGTTCGGCGAGCTTCACCCCGCCTGGGCCGCCGAACTCGACATCGACGGCCCCGTCGCCGCCTTCGAGCTCGATCTCGATGCCCTGCCCGAACCGCGCAAGAAGGCCACCCGCACCAAGCCCGCGCTCGACCTCTCCGCGCTTATGCCGCTCACCCGCGACTTCGCTTTCGTGGTCGACAAGGCCGTCACCGCAGCGGCCATCCTCAAGGCCGCCCGCGGCGCCGACAAGGCGCTGATCAAGGATGTAACGGTGTTCGACGTGTTCGAAGGCAGCCATGTCGGCGAGGGCAAGAAGTCGGTCGCCATCGAGGTGACCATCCAGCCCAGTGACAAGACGCTCACCGAGGAAGAAATCGACAGGATTTCCGCAGGCATTATCGCGGCAGTCACCAAGACTTCCGGCGGCGTGCTGCGGGCGTAG
- a CDS encoding patatin-like phospholipase family protein, producing MDGMGTLQKLTAAQRELLVAQAQKRSIRRGDVLVRAGEPSAALFIVVRGVLACSASGDLTVYREVRAGQAVGDPAFFCGGDYSETVTAVRDCDVLEISRMAYARALEADPGIAVAFLGMLAARLHLKDARRERRPGGPRRAIAFVRGGHEPVPPAFFERLRSRLQREGHVTLDHGVVADRFGGRSLNDPAVAEWLDRIEDDTAPVFYFGDDELTDWTELCISQADEVVLVTSGDAPKAELSAVERLVEKLHPQSACRLVRLHGRRTGIVEGTASWLARTPVFLHHHVSLEDNADVDALIRFLTGRAVGFVAGGGGGFGPAHVGIYRAFREQGGNFDAFMGTSVGAAMLAGFAFLGEHDTLTSGTHDIFVKSRSFKKVTWPRYSLLDHTAFDDALARAYGADTRVEDCWKPFFAIATNLSDNRMEVIRSGLLWQAVRASSAIPCVLPPFYTADGKMLVDGGVMDDAPLGPMQQIKAGPNLVVHFGRTGGQRFNVSYASLPGRGKLLATLLNPRGRLPRAPRMLSILFRTMLAHQRYELPVTPQDLVLTPPTFPGASLMSFDRHMDVFQAAHAWANREIETRLGNHDTAMEAIFQRSAPKEALEDMPKMQAVA from the coding sequence ATGGACGGCATGGGCACGCTGCAGAAACTGACTGCGGCGCAGAGGGAATTGCTCGTTGCGCAGGCGCAGAAACGTTCGATCCGGCGCGGCGATGTGCTGGTCCGGGCGGGAGAGCCGAGCGCAGCCCTGTTCATCGTCGTGCGCGGGGTATTGGCCTGTTCAGCCAGTGGCGACCTGACGGTTTACCGGGAGGTCAGGGCCGGACAGGCCGTGGGCGATCCCGCCTTTTTCTGCGGCGGCGACTATAGCGAGACGGTCACGGCGGTGCGCGATTGCGACGTGCTGGAGATTTCCCGCATGGCCTATGCACGTGCGCTGGAGGCTGATCCGGGCATTGCCGTGGCCTTTCTCGGCATGCTGGCCGCGCGGCTGCATCTGAAGGATGCGCGGCGCGAGCGGCGGCCAGGTGGCCCACGCCGCGCCATTGCCTTTGTGCGGGGCGGACACGAGCCGGTGCCGCCGGCATTCTTCGAGCGGCTGCGCAGCCGGTTGCAGCGCGAGGGCCATGTCACGCTCGACCACGGCGTGGTCGCGGACCGGTTCGGCGGGCGGAGCCTGAACGATCCGGCAGTGGCGGAATGGCTGGACCGGATCGAGGATGACACCGCGCCGGTCTTCTATTTCGGCGATGATGAGCTGACCGACTGGACGGAGCTCTGCATCAGCCAGGCCGATGAAGTGGTGCTGGTGACCAGCGGGGATGCGCCCAAGGCGGAATTGTCCGCGGTCGAACGGCTGGTGGAAAAGCTGCATCCGCAATCGGCCTGCCGGCTGGTTCGGTTGCATGGGCGGCGGACGGGCATTGTCGAGGGCACGGCCTCCTGGCTCGCGCGGACACCGGTTTTCCTGCATCACCATGTGTCGCTAGAGGACAATGCCGATGTAGATGCGCTGATCCGCTTTCTGACCGGGCGGGCCGTGGGATTTGTCGCGGGCGGCGGCGGCGGGTTCGGGCCGGCGCATGTCGGCATCTATCGCGCCTTTCGCGAGCAGGGCGGCAATTTCGACGCCTTCATGGGCACGAGCGTGGGCGCGGCCATGCTGGCCGGCTTCGCCTTTCTCGGCGAGCACGACACGCTGACGTCAGGCACGCACGACATTTTCGTCAAGAGCCGCAGCTTCAAGAAGGTGACCTGGCCGCGCTATTCGCTGCTGGACCACACGGCGTTCGACGACGCGCTGGCGCGGGCCTATGGGGCCGATACGCGGGTGGAGGATTGCTGGAAGCCGTTCTTCGCCATTGCCACCAACCTGTCGGATAATCGCATGGAGGTGATCCGGTCCGGCCTGTTGTGGCAGGCGGTGCGCGCCTCGAGCGCCATTCCCTGCGTGCTGCCGCCCTTCTATACGGCGGACGGGAAAATGCTGGTCGATGGCGGCGTGATGGACGATGCGCCGCTCGGCCCGATGCAGCAGATCAAGGCTGGTCCCAATCTCGTCGTGCATTTCGGGCGCACCGGGGGACAGCGCTTCAACGTGTCCTATGCCAGCCTGCCTGGACGCGGCAAGCTGCTGGCGACTTTGCTCAATCCGCGCGGCCGGCTGCCACGGGCACCGCGCATGCTGAGCATCTTGTTCCGCACCATGCTGGCGCATCAGCGCTATGAACTGCCCGTGACGCCACAGGATCTGGTGCTGACGCCGCCAACCTTTCCGGGTGCAAGCCTGATGAGCTTTGACCGGCATATGGATGTGTTCCAGGCGGCCCATGCCTGGGCCAATCGGGAAATCGAGACGCGGCTGGGCAACCACGACACGGCCATGGAAGCCATCTTCCAGCGTTCGGCGCCCAAGGAAGCGCTGGAGGACATGCCGAAGATGCAGGCGGTGGCCTAG
- a CDS encoding metal ABC transporter substrate-binding protein, which yields MRRRVFSVLAFSATLAVSLPAMSQERLKAVTTFTIIADMARNVAGDAADVVSITKPGAEIHNYQPTPGDLIAAQDADLILWNGLNLEQWFEQFLSNLGDVPSVIVTEGIEPMGIGEGPYQGKPNPHAWMSPSDALIYVDNIRAAFAAADPANAAVYNANAAAYAAEITATVDPIRAAIAAIPEDRRWLATSEGAFSYLARDFGLRELYLWPINADQQGTPQQVRLVIDAVREHAVPAIFSESTISSKPAEQVARETGIKYGGVLYVDSLSDPDGPVPTYLDLLSVTSTTIVQGLTP from the coding sequence ATGCGTCGTCGCGTGTTTTCCGTTCTTGCCTTTTCCGCCACGTTGGCCGTGTCCCTCCCGGCCATGAGCCAGGAGCGCCTCAAGGCGGTGACCACTTTCACCATCATTGCCGACATGGCCCGCAACGTGGCTGGTGACGCCGCCGACGTCGTGTCGATCACCAAGCCCGGCGCCGAGATCCACAATTACCAGCCCACCCCCGGTGACCTCATCGCCGCGCAGGATGCCGACCTCATCCTGTGGAACGGGCTCAATCTCGAACAATGGTTCGAGCAATTCCTCAGCAATCTGGGCGACGTGCCCTCAGTCATCGTCACCGAGGGCATCGAGCCCATGGGCATTGGCGAGGGGCCCTATCAGGGCAAGCCCAATCCCCATGCCTGGATGTCGCCCTCGGACGCGCTGATCTATGTCGACAATATCCGCGCCGCCTTCGCCGCCGCCGATCCGGCCAATGCAGCGGTCTACAACGCCAATGCCGCCGCCTATGCGGCCGAGATCACCGCCACGGTCGACCCCATCCGCGCGGCCATCGCTGCCATCCCCGAGGATCGCCGCTGGCTCGCCACCTCCGAGGGCGCCTTCAGCTATCTGGCCCGCGATTTCGGCCTCCGCGAACTTTACCTCTGGCCGATCAATGCCGATCAGCAGGGTACCCCGCAGCAGGTGCGCCTGGTGATCGATGCTGTGCGCGAACATGCCGTGCCGGCCATCTTCTCGGAGAGCACCATTTCCTCCAAGCCGGCCGAACAGGTCGCCCGCGAGACCGGCATCAAATATGGCGGCGTGCTCTATGTGGATTCCCTGTCGGACCCCGACGGTCCGGTGCCCACTTACCTTGATCTGCTCTCGGTCACTTCAACGACGATAGTGCAAGGCCTCACCCCATGA
- a CDS encoding manganese/iron ABC transporter ATP-binding protein: MNDMSRDAAIPGLDVDDITVAYRNGTTAIKHASFTIPRGSITALVGVNGSGKSTLFKAIMGFVPLASGSVDILGFPGKQALKRNLVAYVPQSEDVDWNFPVLVEDVVMMGRYGHMNMLRRPRKIDHDMVTSALERVNMLEFRHRQIGELSGGQKKRVFLARALAQEGQVILLDEPFTGVDVKTEDAIVALLRSLRDEGKVMLVSTHNLGSVPEFCDRTVLVKGTVLASGPTSEIFTREWLEETFGGALRHFVLAGAGLHDDDDPRHISVLTDDERPLVMYGEKGNMTTKQSDPVEK; this comes from the coding sequence ATGAACGACATGAGCCGCGACGCCGCCATACCGGGCCTTGATGTCGACGACATCACCGTCGCCTATCGCAACGGCACCACCGCCATCAAGCATGCCAGCTTCACCATTCCGCGCGGCTCCATCACCGCTTTGGTGGGCGTCAACGGCTCGGGCAAGTCCACCCTGTTCAAGGCCATTATGGGCTTTGTGCCCTTGGCATCGGGCTCGGTCGACATCCTGGGTTTCCCCGGCAAACAGGCACTCAAGCGCAATCTCGTCGCCTATGTGCCCCAGTCCGAAGATGTCGACTGGAACTTCCCCGTCCTGGTCGAGGACGTGGTGATGATGGGCCGCTACGGCCACATGAACATGCTGCGCCGCCCGCGAAAAATCGACCACGATATGGTCACGTCCGCCCTCGAACGGGTCAACATGCTCGAATTCCGCCACCGCCAAATCGGCGAGCTCTCCGGCGGCCAGAAAAAGCGCGTCTTCCTCGCCCGTGCTTTGGCGCAGGAAGGGCAGGTCATCCTGCTCGACGAGCCCTTTACCGGCGTCGACGTCAAGACCGAGGACGCCATCGTCGCCCTGCTCCGCTCGCTGCGCGACGAGGGCAAGGTCATGCTGGTCTCGACCCACAATCTGGGTTCGGTCCCCGAATTCTGCGACCGTACCGTGCTGGTCAAGGGCACCGTGCTCGCCTCCGGGCCGACCTCGGAAATTTTCACCCGCGAATGGCTCGAGGAAACCTTCGGCGGCGCCCTGCGCCATTTCGTTTTGGCCGGCGCCGGCCTGCATGACGACGACGACCCGCGCCATATCTCGGTTCTCACCGACGATGAGCGCCCGCTGGTCATGTATGGCGAAAAGGGCAACATGACCACCAAGCAGTCGGACCCGGTCGAGAAATGA
- a CDS encoding metal ABC transporter permease: MIETLLLPFNYHYMINAIWVSALVGGVCAFLSAYLMLKGWSLIGDALSHSIVPGVAGAYMLGLPFSIGAFFSGGLAAGAMLFLTQRTKLKEDAVIGLIFTAFFGLGLFMISLSPTSVNIQTIVMGNILAVTPEDTLQLAIIAIVTLVVMFFIWKDLMVTFFDESHARSIGLNPPLLRVIFFTLLAACTVAAMQTVGAFLVIAMVVTPGATAYLLTDRFPRLILIAIAVGTLSSLFGAYISFFLDGATGGVIVCLQVVVFLSAFVFAPKHGLLAARRKAAAEIAS; the protein is encoded by the coding sequence ATGATCGAAACCCTGCTCCTGCCGTTCAACTACCACTACATGATCAACGCCATCTGGGTCTCCGCCCTGGTCGGCGGCGTCTGCGCCTTCCTCTCGGCCTATCTCATGCTCAAGGGCTGGTCGCTGATCGGCGATGCCCTCAGCCACTCCATCGTCCCCGGGGTGGCCGGCGCCTATATGCTCGGCCTGCCCTTTTCCATCGGCGCCTTCTTCTCGGGCGGTCTCGCCGCCGGGGCCATGCTCTTCCTCACCCAGCGCACCAAGCTCAAGGAAGATGCGGTCATCGGGCTGATCTTCACCGCCTTTTTCGGCCTTGGCCTGTTCATGATTTCGCTGTCGCCCACTTCGGTCAACATCCAGACCATCGTCATGGGCAATATCCTGGCCGTCACGCCCGAGGATACGCTGCAACTGGCCATCATCGCCATCGTGACGCTGGTGGTGATGTTCTTCATCTGGAAGGACCTCATGGTCACCTTCTTCGATGAAAGCCATGCCCGCTCCATCGGCCTCAACCCGCCTTTGCTGCGGGTGATCTTCTTCACCCTCCTCGCCGCCTGCACCGTCGCCGCCATGCAGACCGTCGGCGCCTTCCTCGTCATCGCCATGGTGGTCACCCCCGGCGCCACCGCCTACCTGCTGACCGACCGCTTCCCCCGGCTGATCCTGATCGCCATTGCCGTAGGCACCCTGTCCTCGCTGTTCGGCGCCTATATTTCCTTCTTTCTCGATGGCGCCACTGGCGGCGTTATCGTCTGCCTGCAGGTCGTGGTGTTCCTATCGGCCTTCGTCTTCGCCCCCAAGCATGGCCTGCTGGCCGCCCGCCGCAAGGCTGCCGCGGAGATCGCGTCATGA
- a CDS encoding metal ABC transporter permease → MSEFLTYALWPFQFPFMTSAMIIAVMVAVPTALLSCFLVLKGWSLMGDAISHAVLPGVVLAYIVGLPLGVGAFAAGMGCALSVGYLKENSRIKEDTVMGLVFSGLFGLGIVLYTSIQTDVHLDHILFGDILGISAADLIQTGIIALVVTLIVSAKWRDLLLFTFDPQQAGAIGLPVRVLHYGLLALLSLTIVAALTAVGIVLVIALLVAPGAIAYLISKRFAPMMLIAVTVSVLSSLIGIYASFFIDSAPAPTIVLLMSATFVVTFLVTTARRPAVVTA, encoded by the coding sequence ATGAGCGAATTCCTCACCTACGCGCTCTGGCCGTTCCAGTTCCCCTTCATGACATCGGCCATGATCATCGCTGTCATGGTCGCCGTGCCCACGGCTCTGCTCTCCTGCTTCCTCGTGCTCAAGGGCTGGTCGCTGATGGGCGACGCCATTTCCCATGCCGTGCTGCCCGGCGTGGTGCTGGCCTATATTGTCGGCCTGCCACTGGGCGTCGGCGCCTTCGCCGCCGGCATGGGCTGCGCCCTTTCGGTCGGCTATCTCAAGGAAAATTCCCGCATCAAGGAAGATACGGTCATGGGCCTGGTGTTTTCCGGCCTCTTCGGCCTGGGCATCGTGCTCTACACCTCGATCCAAACCGATGTGCATCTCGACCATATCCTGTTCGGCGACATTCTCGGCATCAGCGCCGCCGACCTGATCCAGACCGGCATCATCGCGCTGGTGGTGACGCTGATCGTATCAGCCAAATGGCGCGATCTGCTGCTCTTCACCTTCGATCCGCAGCAGGCCGGCGCCATCGGCCTGCCCGTCCGCGTGCTGCATTATGGCCTGCTGGCTCTGCTCTCTCTGACCATTGTCGCGGCGCTCACCGCCGTCGGCATCGTGCTGGTCATCGCCCTGCTGGTCGCCCCCGGCGCCATCGCCTATCTCATCTCCAAGCGCTTCGCCCCGATGATGCTGATCGCCGTGACCGTCTCGGTGCTGAGTTCGCTGATCGGCATCTATGCCAGCTTCTTCATCGACTCCGCCCCCGCCCCCACCATCGTCCTGCTGATGAGCGCGACCTTCGTGGTGACCTTCCTGGTGACCACGGCGAGAAGGCCTGCGGTGGTCACTGCATAG
- a CDS encoding DUF2793 domain-containing protein — MDHTARLTLPFIMPSQAQKHITHNEAIQALDALVQPVVESRMLTTPPATPLEGEAWLVPSGATGAWSGHGDEIAAFQSGAWTFLDPAAGWQVYDRSDRTQLVFDAGTWTPLASLGAALPRLGVNTSADTTNRLAVASAATLLTHDGNGHQVKINKAAPSDTASLLYQTNWSGRAEMGLAGDDHWRLKVSPDGATWINALTVNATTGAATVAATFRPATDNAMTLGGSGARWSAVWSATGTIQTSDARQKTDIAPSDLGLDFILALEPVRYRWIVGGNEDGEARRGRRTHYGLLAQQVQAALAGADFAGHILADPTDPDSEQGLRYTAFIAPLIAAVQELASRVTQLERDRAG, encoded by the coding sequence ATGGATCACACAGCCCGCCTCACCCTGCCCTTCATCATGCCGAGCCAGGCGCAGAAGCACATCACCCATAACGAGGCCATCCAGGCCCTCGATGCCCTCGTCCAGCCCGTGGTCGAAAGCCGCATGCTGACAACGCCACCCGCCACCCCATTGGAAGGCGAAGCCTGGCTCGTGCCGTCGGGCGCAACAGGTGCCTGGTCCGGGCATGGCGACGAAATCGCCGCCTTCCAGTCCGGCGCCTGGACCTTCCTCGACCCGGCCGCCGGCTGGCAGGTCTACGATCGTTCCGACAGGACCCAACTCGTCTTCGATGCCGGGACATGGACCCCGCTGGCCTCGCTGGGCGCCGCCCTGCCGCGCCTAGGCGTCAATACCAGTGCCGACACCACCAACCGCCTCGCCGTAGCCTCTGCCGCCACCCTGCTGACCCACGACGGCAACGGCCATCAGGTCAAGATCAACAAGGCAGCCCCATCGGATACCGCCAGCCTGCTCTACCAGACCAACTGGTCCGGCCGTGCCGAAATGGGCCTGGCCGGCGACGATCACTGGCGCCTCAAGGTCAGCCCCGATGGCGCCACCTGGATCAATGCCCTCACGGTCAACGCCACGACAGGCGCCGCTACGGTCGCTGCCACCTTCCGCCCGGCTACCGACAACGCCATGACCCTGGGTGGCTCGGGCGCCCGCTGGTCCGCCGTCTGGTCCGCCACCGGCACCATCCAGACCTCCGATGCCAGGCAGAAAACCGACATCGCCCCGTCAGATCTCGGCCTCGATTTCATTCTGGCCCTAGAGCCGGTCAGATATCGCTGGATCGTGGGCGGCAATGAAGATGGCGAGGCCCGCCGCGGTCGCCGCACCCATTACGGCCTTCTCGCCCAGCAGGTGCAGGCCGCCCTGGCCGGTGCCGATTTTGCTGGCCACATCCTTGCCGATCCCACCGATCCCGATAGCGAACAGGGCTTGCGCTACACTGCCTTCATCGCCCCATTGATCGCGGCCGTGCAGGAACTGGCCAGCCGCGTCACCCAACTCGAACGCGACCGCGCCGGCTGA